Proteins co-encoded in one Nonlabens agnitus genomic window:
- a CDS encoding insulinase family protein: MNKIVLGLVVAFISATGFAQKVEFTEYDLPNGLHVILHQENAAPVVTVGVMYQVGAKDEEPGRTGFAHFFEHLLFEGTENIERGEWFNIVAANGGSNNANTTQDRTYYYETFPSNKLELGLWMESERMLHPKIEQIGVDTQNEVVKEEKRQRIDNAPYGAIIYRTGIDKHLFKKHPYGQSVIGSMDDLNAAKLEEFRAFNDKYYNPNNATLVVAGDIDIKDTKKMIEDYFGPIENKAPRNNRTVIVEDPITETRYATEYDANIQIPAKIFSYVTPKSIDRDAYVLDYISQVLTGGASSRMQKRMVEDEKIAFQVLAFNSANQDYGTYTMGALAKGDTELSTLAKVMDEEIKKLQTTLITEREYQKLQNQFEAQYINSNSRVQGIASSLATYNMLQGDTDRINKELEIYKSVTREDIKRAANQYLKPNQRLELDYLAGQAPTDTEDAKDEVEQMKEEMMATGTDKMSDKIFFDYDKATLTASSKKELDKMAQVMKQDPTLMLKAETYTDSRGSASYNLDLSQRRSAAVIGYLVAKGISKDRLEGIGRGEENPVVDCSAMDCTSEQYEQSRRTEFTISKK; this comes from the coding sequence ATGAACAAAATCGTATTAGGTCTTGTGGTGGCTTTTATAAGCGCTACTGGATTTGCTCAAAAGGTAGAATTCACTGAATATGACCTACCCAATGGTCTGCACGTTATTCTACATCAGGAAAATGCTGCTCCTGTGGTGACCGTAGGTGTCATGTATCAAGTAGGTGCCAAGGATGAAGAACCAGGACGTACTGGATTTGCTCACTTTTTTGAACACCTTCTCTTTGAAGGTACCGAAAATATCGAGCGCGGTGAATGGTTCAATATCGTAGCTGCCAATGGTGGTAGCAACAATGCCAACACAACACAAGATCGTACCTACTATTATGAGACGTTTCCGTCCAATAAGTTGGAATTAGGTCTATGGATGGAAAGTGAGCGTATGCTACACCCTAAGATTGAACAGATAGGCGTAGATACTCAAAACGAAGTCGTGAAAGAAGAAAAGCGCCAACGAATCGACAACGCACCTTATGGAGCGATTATATATAGGACAGGTATCGACAAGCACTTATTTAAAAAACATCCATACGGTCAATCAGTAATTGGCTCCATGGACGATTTGAATGCAGCAAAACTAGAAGAGTTCCGTGCATTCAATGACAAATACTACAACCCCAACAACGCTACATTAGTAGTTGCAGGTGATATTGATATTAAGGACACGAAGAAAATGATCGAGGATTATTTTGGCCCGATTGAAAACAAGGCGCCTCGTAATAACAGAACTGTCATCGTTGAAGACCCTATTACAGAGACGCGCTATGCAACAGAATATGACGCTAACATCCAGATTCCTGCTAAGATTTTCTCTTATGTAACACCTAAGTCCATAGATCGTGACGCTTATGTATTGGATTATATTTCTCAAGTTCTGACTGGCGGTGCGAGTTCCAGAATGCAAAAGCGTATGGTAGAGGATGAGAAAATTGCATTCCAGGTATTAGCTTTCAACTCTGCCAACCAGGATTATGGTACTTATACTATGGGCGCTCTTGCGAAAGGTGACACAGAACTAAGCACTCTTGCTAAGGTTATGGATGAGGAAATCAAAAAACTTCAAACCACGCTTATCACAGAACGTGAATACCAAAAATTGCAAAACCAATTTGAAGCTCAGTACATCAACTCTAACTCTAGAGTTCAAGGTATCGCAAGTTCCCTCGCAACGTATAACATGCTTCAAGGCGACACAGATCGTATCAATAAGGAATTGGAGATATACAAAAGTGTTACCAGAGAAGACATCAAAAGAGCTGCAAACCAATATTTGAAGCCTAACCAACGATTAGAACTAGATTACCTTGCAGGACAAGCTCCAACTGATACTGAAGATGCCAAGGATGAAGTAGAGCAAATGAAGGAAGAAATGATGGCCACTGGTACTGATAAAATGTCTGACAAGATTTTCTTTGATTATGATAAAGCAACATTGACAGCATCCTCAAAAAAGGAATTGGATAAAATGGCGCAAGTCATGAAACAAGATCCAACCTTAATGTTGAAAGCAGAAACTTATACTGATAGTAGAGGTAGCGCTTCTTATAACTTGGATCTTTCCCAAAGAAGATCTGCAGCGGTTATAGGTTATCTTGTTGCAAAAGGGATTTCTAAAGACCGTCTGGAAGGAATAGGACGTGGCGAGGAAAATCCAGTTGTTGATTGTAGCGCCATGGACTGTACATCAGAGCAGTATGAGCAATCGAGAAGAACTGAGTTCACTATCAGCAAAAAATAA
- the rplU gene encoding 50S ribosomal protein L21: MYAIVEIAGQQFKIEKDQKLFVHRLQEDEGATVSIDKVLLVGDGDNITLGAPAIEGAFAEAKVLGHLKGDKVIVFKKKRRKGYRKKNGHRQYMSQIQISSISLKGGKKKDSSESASAKAKTEKATPVKAEEAPKGKVETSNDVDLSSNTVAELREMAKDRGLEGYSALKKAELIELLENN; this comes from the coding sequence ATGTACGCAATCGTAGAGATAGCAGGGCAACAATTCAAGATCGAGAAGGATCAGAAGTTGTTTGTACATCGCTTGCAAGAAGACGAAGGAGCCACGGTTTCCATCGATAAAGTTCTTCTAGTAGGTGACGGCGACAACATCACACTCGGCGCCCCAGCTATAGAAGGAGCATTTGCAGAGGCAAAAGTTCTGGGACACCTAAAAGGTGACAAAGTAATCGTTTTTAAGAAAAAACGTAGAAAAGGATACCGCAAGAAAAACGGTCACAGACAATACATGTCTCAAATCCAGATTTCAAGCATTTCCTTAAAAGGTGGTAAGAAGAAAGATTCTTCTGAGTCCGCTTCCGCGAAAGCGAAAACAGAAAAGGCGACTCCTGTAAAAGCAGAAGAAGCTCCTAAAGGAAAAGTCGAAACATCCAATGATGTAGATTTAAGCTCAAACACAGTTGCTGAGCTTAGAGAAATGGCTAAGGATAGAGGACTAGAAGGATATTCAGCACTTAAGAAAGCTGAGCTTATCGAGTTACTAGAAAATAACTAA
- a CDS encoding DUF4199 domain-containing protein: protein MKNTFKYGLYIAATLIGYFLIIDILGLAEEVYLSFFNAILTGGCIFLAIRDVYRLEKHRFNYMEGFQAALLSGLVGTTIFTLFIAVYLFEIRPELATSLKEKITIAGSGIEFALILFVFLSGVATTVVSALVILPLYKQSWNTKKVRKEQNPMHDKH from the coding sequence ATGAAAAATACTTTCAAATACGGACTTTATATAGCAGCAACCTTAATTGGCTATTTTTTAATCATTGATATTTTAGGACTTGCTGAAGAGGTTTATCTGTCTTTCTTCAATGCGATCTTAACTGGTGGATGTATATTTCTTGCCATTAGAGATGTCTACCGATTAGAAAAACACCGCTTTAATTACATGGAAGGTTTTCAAGCAGCATTATTGTCTGGCTTAGTAGGCACAACAATCTTTACCTTATTTATAGCTGTTTATCTATTTGAAATACGCCCTGAGCTTGCCACAAGCTTAAAGGAGAAAATAACCATCGCTGGTAGCGGGATTGAGTTTGCCTTAATATTATTTGTATTTCTATCTGGTGTAGCTACCACGGTAGTCAGTGCTTTAGTGATCTTACCTCTTTATAAGCAATCATGGAATACAAAGAAGGTGCGCAAGGAGCAAAACCCTATGCACGACAAGCACTAA
- the gldD gene encoding gliding motility lipoprotein GldD, protein MYDTIKFVIFIFILTLLASCGGDGPVPKPDAQLALNYSSPIYKSLDKSLPYTFEFNEFAFAKANDDKSSSITYPELDAKIYLTYRAVDTNLRQLLIDGQKLSYNHNQMADAISETPFMNTQKSVYGMLYGVEGNAASNVQFYATDSTRHFLTAALYFDREPNYDSILPAVDYIKKDMIKMMESLEWR, encoded by the coding sequence GTGTACGACACCATAAAATTTGTCATTTTCATCTTCATTCTGACCCTACTCGCTAGTTGTGGTGGCGATGGTCCTGTACCTAAACCAGATGCACAGCTCGCGCTCAATTATTCCAGTCCAATCTATAAGTCACTCGACAAGTCATTGCCTTATACTTTTGAGTTTAATGAGTTCGCTTTCGCGAAAGCGAATGACGACAAATCTTCATCCATTACATATCCAGAGCTGGATGCAAAAATCTACTTGACCTATCGCGCCGTGGATACCAACTTGAGACAGCTGCTTATTGATGGGCAAAAATTATCCTACAACCACAACCAGATGGCAGACGCCATAAGTGAGACTCCATTCATGAACACCCAAAAGAGCGTCTATGGTATGTTGTATGGTGTGGAAGGGAATGCGGCGTCTAACGTGCAGTTTTATGCTACAGACAGCACACGTCATTTTCTAACGGCCGCGCTCTATTTTGATAGAGAACCCAATTATGATTCCATCCTTCCAGCTGTGGACTATATCAAAAAGGATATGATCAAGATGATGGAAAGTCTTGAGTGGCGATAA
- a CDS encoding DMT family transporter, with translation MPFNIPNSRLKYIYLVILSIIWGTSFILIKKALGQDQSGNLVLQPLQLGALRTMISGVILISIGWNSFAKTNRKDWKWLALSGLLGTFFPAFLFAYAQTEIDSAVSAILNSTVPLITLILGAVLFGISFSKRQLLGVIVGLSGAIGLVLAGMENNPEQNYLFAGLVLIACCCYASNVNIIKRYLQNIKPLAIATANFVFILPLAIIVFFSAGGGNLEFTSTEVLRSLGFILVLCVFGTVAAKIMFNKLVQMTSPVFASSVTYLMPVVGLIWGTLDGEDFSLWQGLATGVIIFAVILVTREKKKPAFD, from the coding sequence ATGCCTTTCAACATACCCAATTCCCGACTCAAATACATCTACCTTGTCATTTTAAGCATCATTTGGGGTACCTCATTTATTCTTATCAAAAAAGCTTTAGGCCAGGACCAGAGCGGTAATCTCGTACTGCAACCGCTTCAATTGGGCGCGCTGCGTACCATGATTTCTGGAGTGATATTGATTTCTATAGGGTGGAATTCTTTTGCCAAAACAAATCGTAAAGACTGGAAATGGCTCGCCTTATCTGGCTTACTGGGAACCTTTTTTCCTGCATTCCTTTTTGCCTATGCACAAACTGAAATCGATAGCGCCGTTAGTGCGATTCTCAACTCGACCGTACCATTGATCACCTTGATTCTAGGAGCGGTACTGTTCGGGATTAGTTTTTCTAAAAGACAGTTACTGGGTGTTATTGTTGGATTGAGTGGTGCCATAGGACTCGTTCTTGCAGGTATGGAAAACAATCCTGAACAGAACTACTTATTTGCTGGCCTTGTACTTATCGCCTGTTGCTGTTATGCCAGCAATGTGAATATCATCAAGCGCTACCTGCAAAACATCAAACCGCTGGCTATAGCGACAGCCAATTTTGTATTCATACTACCGCTAGCGATTATTGTGTTTTTCTCAGCTGGTGGTGGCAATCTTGAGTTTACCTCTACAGAGGTACTGCGCAGTCTTGGTTTTATTTTGGTGCTTTGTGTTTTTGGGACCGTTGCGGCCAAAATCATGTTCAATAAACTGGTGCAAATGACATCACCGGTTTTTGCGAGCAGCGTCACATATCTAATGCCCGTTGTGGGATTGATATGGGGAACACTGGATGGCGAGGATTTCTCGCTTTGGCAAGGACTAGCCACTGGCGTGATCATTTTTGCGGTCATTCTGGTAACTCGTGAAAAGAAAAAACCAGCCTTTGATTAG
- a CDS encoding insulinase family protein, producing MKKHINILMAVLFIGTSAIAQIDRSKIPTSGPTPEINLGEPDSFELDNGLQVLVVTDRKLPTISMSLDLNNPPIVEGDKAGVQSLTGSIMGKGTTKTPKEKFNEEVDYLGAVISVSTGGGYVSTLSKYTDKVMGLFAEAALNPNFTQEELDTEKSQLIEGIKSGENSAAAIAGKVRSALVYGKDHAAGEFSTEETINNVTLADVKKFYNDYFVPNNAYLLISGDIDKKEAKKLVEKYFKDWKAKEAPKPNLPEVTDVATTEIDFVDVPNAVQTELAVYNTSELKMSDDDYHAALVANYIFGGGFGSYLNMNLREKNGYTYGAGSGLGAGRDYKSTFRATTKVRNEVTDSAIVETFKELDRIKTTYVSDEDLANAKAKFLGNFIMQSEDKSVVANRAITIRTNDLDEDFYKDFIANINAVTKEDVKRVANKYFKTDNMRVVLVGKASDVLENLEKMKINGKTLPIKFYDKEANPTSRPSTISIPAGTTVNTVFADYIKAIGGRDNVAAVKSTALIGSSSSPMGEIVLNVKKTNDNKFSQTITVGGNIVSKQVYANGKGRVGGMQGNAELEGEQLAAVADEAVLFPEYTFPDKGELVGAEKIGDRNAYVIKWSDTKKTFYDMDSGLLLGQENTIKAQGQEFKTMIKYDNYKEVKGVKYPMTIIQQMAGRDMRFDINTVRVNEGVVDADFE from the coding sequence ATGAAAAAGCATATCAATATATTAATGGCCGTTCTCTTTATAGGGACAAGTGCCATAGCACAAATAGATCGTTCCAAAATTCCTACTTCTGGACCAACTCCAGAAATCAACTTAGGCGAGCCTGACAGTTTTGAATTGGACAACGGCCTTCAAGTGTTAGTAGTTACAGACCGTAAACTTCCTACCATCTCGATGAGTTTGGACCTCAACAATCCTCCTATTGTAGAAGGAGATAAAGCTGGTGTCCAGTCTTTGACAGGTTCCATTATGGGAAAAGGAACTACAAAAACGCCTAAAGAAAAATTCAATGAAGAAGTGGATTACTTAGGTGCGGTCATAAGCGTTAGCACTGGTGGCGGTTATGTCTCTACGTTATCAAAGTATACTGACAAAGTAATGGGACTTTTTGCAGAGGCAGCTCTTAATCCAAATTTCACTCAAGAAGAGTTGGATACAGAAAAATCACAATTAATTGAAGGTATCAAATCTGGAGAAAACAGTGCAGCAGCCATCGCTGGCAAAGTGCGCAGTGCATTAGTTTATGGTAAAGATCACGCTGCGGGAGAATTCTCTACAGAAGAGACTATCAACAATGTAACTCTAGCCGATGTCAAGAAGTTTTATAATGACTACTTCGTTCCTAACAATGCCTACCTCTTGATTAGCGGTGACATTGATAAAAAGGAAGCAAAAAAACTAGTTGAAAAGTACTTCAAAGACTGGAAGGCAAAAGAGGCTCCAAAGCCAAACTTGCCAGAAGTAACCGACGTTGCAACAACCGAGATTGACTTTGTGGACGTTCCTAATGCTGTTCAAACAGAGCTTGCCGTTTACAATACATCTGAATTAAAGATGAGCGATGATGATTATCACGCAGCATTGGTAGCCAACTATATTTTTGGTGGTGGATTTGGGTCATATCTTAATATGAACCTACGTGAGAAAAATGGGTATACTTACGGTGCGGGATCTGGATTAGGAGCTGGCAGAGATTACAAATCTACCTTCAGAGCAACAACCAAAGTACGCAACGAGGTAACTGACAGCGCCATTGTGGAGACTTTCAAAGAACTGGACCGCATCAAAACAACCTACGTATCTGATGAAGACTTGGCAAATGCTAAAGCTAAATTCCTAGGGAATTTCATCATGCAGTCAGAAGATAAATCTGTAGTTGCTAATCGTGCGATCACGATTCGCACTAATGATCTTGACGAGGATTTCTATAAAGACTTCATTGCAAACATTAATGCAGTGACTAAAGAAGACGTGAAGCGTGTAGCTAACAAATACTTCAAGACAGACAACATGAGAGTCGTATTGGTAGGTAAAGCTAGTGACGTGTTGGAGAACCTTGAGAAAATGAAAATTAATGGTAAAACGTTGCCTATCAAATTCTATGATAAGGAAGCCAACCCTACAAGCCGTCCATCTACCATTTCAATTCCTGCGGGAACTACGGTAAATACAGTGTTTGCAGATTACATCAAAGCTATTGGAGGTCGCGATAATGTTGCCGCCGTTAAATCAACTGCATTGATAGGATCTAGCTCATCACCTATGGGTGAGATTGTTCTTAATGTGAAAAAGACCAATGACAATAAGTTTAGTCAAACCATCACCGTTGGTGGTAACATTGTTTCTAAACAAGTGTATGCTAACGGTAAAGGTCGAGTGGGCGGCATGCAAGGAAATGCAGAGCTGGAAGGCGAGCAACTTGCTGCTGTGGCAGATGAAGCAGTTCTATTCCCAGAATACACGTTCCCAGACAAAGGTGAACTTGTAGGAGCAGAAAAAATAGGTGACAGGAATGCTTACGTCATCAAGTGGTCTGACACAAAGAAAACGTTCTACGACATGGATTCAGGATTGTTGTTGGGTCAGGAAAATACGATAAAGGCTCAAGGTCAAGAATTCAAGACCATGATCAAATATGACAATTACAAAGAGGTAAAAGGTGTTAAATACCCTATGACGATCATCCAGCAAATGGCAGGTCGTGATATGAGGTTTGATATCAATACCGTACGTGTGAATGAAGGTGTCGTTGACGCTGACTTTGAATAA